In Haloarcula sp. H-GB4, a single genomic region encodes these proteins:
- a CDS encoding enoyl-CoA hydratase/isomerase family protein has translation MLVWQALTDTTVIFPPVKGPHMEDATVTLSVDDGIATVTLNQPESRNALSAELADALTATFESVTDSDARCVVLEGAGPAFCAGGDINAMLQGVKHDRPPATQVELVVSSLHEAIRTVHSCPLPVVAKIDGPAFGAGAGLALACDTQVASTDGQIGFGFRQVGLACDSGVSYFLPRIVGPNKAKELLFTGELLDAAAAEDLGLFTRVFDAETFESEFSELVADIAAGPTVALGHAKRLVSRSLNSSLEQALENEATAQGLAFTTDDHEEGATAFVEKRDPEFTGQ, from the coding sequence ATGTTGGTCTGGCAGGCGCTGACGGACACCACTGTTATCTTTCCGCCGGTCAAGGGCCCACACATGGAAGACGCGACCGTGACGCTATCTGTTGACGACGGGATCGCTACAGTGACGCTGAACCAGCCAGAGTCGCGAAACGCCCTGTCAGCGGAGTTGGCCGATGCGCTCACTGCCACGTTCGAATCGGTGACCGATAGCGACGCCCGGTGTGTCGTACTGGAAGGCGCAGGCCCGGCCTTTTGTGCCGGCGGGGACATCAATGCGATGCTACAGGGAGTGAAACACGACCGACCGCCGGCCACACAGGTCGAGCTGGTGGTCTCGTCACTCCATGAAGCGATCCGGACCGTCCACAGCTGTCCTCTTCCGGTGGTCGCGAAAATCGACGGCCCCGCCTTCGGTGCTGGTGCAGGACTCGCGCTCGCCTGTGATACGCAGGTCGCAAGCACTGACGGCCAGATCGGCTTCGGCTTCCGGCAGGTCGGACTGGCGTGTGATTCCGGTGTCTCCTATTTCCTTCCACGAATCGTCGGCCCGAACAAGGCCAAGGAACTCCTGTTTACCGGCGAACTACTGGACGCTGCGGCAGCCGAGGATCTTGGGCTATTTACTCGAGTGTTCGACGCAGAGACGTTCGAATCTGAGTTTTCGGAACTCGTTGCAGACATCGCCGCTGGGCCGACAGTTGCACTCGGTCACGCCAAGCGGCTGGTCAGCCGGAGCCTGAACAGTTCGCTGGAACAGGCACTTGAAAACGAAGCCACCGCACAGGGTCTCGCGTTCACGACTGACGATCACGAAGAGGGCGCAACCGCGTTCGTCGAGAAACGTGATCCGGAGTTCACGGGCCAGTAA
- a CDS encoding deoxyribodipyrimidine photo-lyase: MRLHWHRRDLRATDNAGLAAATPSDPVVPVFIFDTAVLDHAGPPRVAFMLDALDSLREWYRDHGSDLVVAEGDPTSVLPELAAEYGAEKVTWGKDYSGLARERDAAVRQALDDADVAREALQNAILHEPGEITTNDGDPYSVFTYFGRKWHDREKAAPYDPPSTDELVDVDGDALPTLADLGFEEPEADVPAAGTDDARALLDDFLDENVYEYEERRDFPADECTSRLSAHLKFGTIGIREVYDRTQDAKEGTGGDRRDSVREFQSQLAWREFYTQVLFAHPHVVSANYKSYENPIEWENDEELLQAWKDGETGYPIVDAGMRQLRDEAYMHNRVRMIVASFLTKDLLIDWRHGYEWFREKLVDHDTANDNGGWQWAASTGTDAQPYFRIFNPMTQGEDYDPDAEYIKEYVPELRDAAPEIIHDWNECSLTQRRNAAPEYPDPVVDHSERREQALAMYKRARGDE, from the coding sequence ATGCGCCTGCACTGGCACCGCCGTGACCTCCGGGCGACGGACAACGCCGGCCTCGCCGCGGCGACTCCGTCTGACCCGGTCGTCCCGGTGTTCATCTTCGACACGGCCGTTCTCGACCACGCCGGCCCGCCCCGGGTCGCGTTTATGCTGGACGCGCTCGACAGTTTGCGCGAGTGGTACCGTGACCACGGTAGCGACCTCGTCGTTGCCGAGGGAGACCCCACATCCGTTTTGCCAGAACTGGCAGCCGAGTACGGCGCGGAGAAAGTCACCTGGGGCAAGGACTACTCCGGACTTGCACGGGAACGCGACGCGGCCGTCCGGCAAGCGCTCGACGACGCGGACGTGGCCCGAGAGGCCCTCCAGAACGCCATATTACACGAACCCGGAGAGATTACGACGAACGATGGCGACCCCTACAGCGTCTTCACCTACTTCGGCCGGAAGTGGCACGACCGCGAGAAGGCAGCCCCCTACGATCCGCCGTCAACTGACGAGTTAGTTGATGTCGACGGTGACGCGCTCCCGACGCTAGCTGACCTCGGTTTCGAGGAGCCAGAAGCGGACGTGCCCGCGGCGGGAACCGACGACGCACGCGCCCTGCTCGATGACTTCCTCGATGAGAACGTCTACGAGTATGAGGAGCGCCGGGACTTCCCGGCCGACGAATGCACCTCGCGGCTCTCGGCCCATCTGAAGTTCGGGACCATCGGCATCCGAGAAGTGTACGACCGGACGCAGGACGCCAAAGAGGGGACCGGCGGTGACCGCCGCGATTCCGTCCGAGAGTTTCAGTCCCAGCTGGCCTGGCGGGAGTTCTACACGCAGGTGCTGTTTGCCCATCCACACGTCGTTAGCGCGAACTACAAATCATACGAGAACCCAATTGAGTGGGAGAACGACGAGGAACTGCTGCAGGCCTGGAAAGACGGTGAGACGGGTTATCCCATCGTTGACGCCGGGATGCGCCAGCTTCGTGACGAGGCGTACATGCACAACCGCGTCCGAATGATTGTCGCCTCCTTCCTCACCAAGGACCTGCTCATCGACTGGCGACACGGCTACGAGTGGTTCCGGGAGAAGCTGGTCGACCACGACACAGCCAACGACAACGGCGGCTGGCAGTGGGCGGCCTCCACGGGGACCGACGCGCAACCCTATTTCCGCATCTTCAATCCGATGACACAGGGCGAAGACTACGACCCGGATGCCGAATACATCAAGGAGTACGTCCCGGAGCTACGGGACGCCGCGCCGGAAATTATCCACGACTGGAACGAGTGCTCGCTCACGCAGCGGCGCAACGCTGCGCCGGAGTACCCGGACCCCGTTGTCGACCACAGCGAGCGCCGCGAGCAGGCGCTGGCGATGTACAAGCGGGCCAGAGGAGACGAGTAG
- a CDS encoding winged helix-turn-helix domain-containing protein has translation MTDGPPDWEFSERDMYILRELSADPKRSSRELADLLESKYGIDVSHVTVSESIREMRDADVFRETIVPNEELFNFALFEFKFNPKHFADSWHDAMVSIRDDRHTLFYFLSDGEYQWKSVMMFPSRTAESRWIHEFYKEHGDVIQNIRNSVVHNVLKFKTDPELFTELDGERS, from the coding sequence ATGACCGACGGTCCTCCGGACTGGGAATTCAGCGAGCGGGATATGTACATTCTGCGTGAGCTCTCGGCGGACCCCAAGCGGTCATCCCGCGAGCTTGCGGACCTTCTCGAATCGAAGTACGGCATCGACGTGTCCCATGTGACTGTCAGCGAATCGATTCGAGAGATGCGCGACGCGGATGTCTTCCGCGAGACCATCGTCCCGAACGAGGAGCTGTTTAATTTCGCGCTGTTTGAGTTCAAATTCAATCCCAAGCATTTTGCCGATTCTTGGCACGACGCGATGGTGTCTATCCGGGACGACCGGCACACGCTGTTTTACTTCCTCTCAGACGGTGAATATCAGTGGAAATCAGTGATGATGTTCCCGAGCCGGACGGCCGAATCCCGCTGGATACACGAGTTCTACAAGGAACACGGCGACGTAATTCAGAACATCCGAAACTCGGTCGTCCACAACGTCCTGAAATTCAAGACCGACCCGGAGCTGTTCACCGAACTCGACGGCGAAAGATCGTAG
- the sod gene encoding superoxide dismutase: MSEHSNPELPPLPYDYDALEPHISEQVLTWHHDTHHQGYVNGLESAEETLAENRESGDFGSSAAAMGNVTHNGCGHYLHTLFWENMDPNGGGEPEGELLDRIEEDFGSYEGWKGEFEAAASAAGGWALLVYDPVAKQLRNVPVDKHDQGALWGSHPILALDVWEHSYYYDYGPARGDFIDAFFEVVDWDKAAEEYEKVVGRVE, from the coding sequence ATGTCCGAACATTCAAATCCCGAACTGCCACCGCTCCCGTACGACTACGATGCGCTGGAGCCACACATCTCCGAGCAGGTGCTCACCTGGCACCACGACACCCACCATCAGGGGTACGTAAACGGTCTCGAATCGGCCGAGGAGACGCTCGCCGAGAACCGCGAATCCGGTGACTTTGGTTCGAGTGCCGCCGCGATGGGCAATGTCACCCACAACGGCTGTGGTCACTATCTCCACACGCTGTTCTGGGAGAACATGGACCCCAACGGCGGCGGTGAGCCGGAGGGCGAACTCCTCGACCGCATCGAGGAGGACTTTGGCTCCTACGAAGGCTGGAAGGGCGAGTTCGAAGCCGCCGCATCAGCTGCCGGCGGCTGGGCGCTGCTCGTGTACGACCCCGTTGCCAAGCAACTGCGCAACGTGCCGGTCGACAAGCACGACCAGGGCGCGCTCTGGGGCTCCCATCCCATCCTCGCCCTCGACGTCTGGGAGCACTCCTACTACTACGACTACGGCCCCGCTCGCGGTGACTTTATCGACGCCTTCTTCGAGGTTGTCGACTGGGACAAGGCTGCTGAAGAGTACGAGAAGGTCGTCGGTCGCGTCGAATAA